From one Lotus japonicus ecotype B-129 chromosome 3, LjGifu_v1.2 genomic stretch:
- the LOC130744789 gene encoding uncharacterized protein LOC130744789, which yields MILMDDKGCKIHVTVRKTLIYRFQSLISEGRVYQISFFGVGESGRDFRPTGHPFKINFDIHTSVRLVPNRAIDLSPYNFVPISDIMFKDLDTSFLIDVIGTLTGASAEQEFEKDGGKQKRITIELDQDGYTQISYLISNFVHL from the exons atgattcttatggatgacaag GGTTGTAAGATTCATGTGACCGTTAGGAAGACTCTGATATACCgattccaatctttgataaGTGAGGGTCGTGTATATCAGATTTCGTTCTTTGGCGTTGGTGAAAGCGGACGTGATTTCCGACCAACCGGGcatccattcaagatcaactttgatattcatacaTCTGTGCGCTTGGTTCCCAACAGGGCCATCGATTTAAGCCCGTACAATTTTGTGCCGATATCTGATATAATGTTCAAGGATCTTGATACGTCTTTTCTTATAG ATGTCATTGGAACtctcactggtgcaagtgctgaaCAAGAATTCGAAAAAGATGGCGGGAAGCAGAAAAGAATTACTATTGAACTTGACCAAGACGGGTACACCCAAATTTCATACcttatttcaaattttgtacATCTTTGA